From Flaviflexus ciconiae:
GTGCTGGACCGCATGGAACCCTACGCTCACCCCCGCCGAGTTTTCTTCACCGACTCGTTCCCGCTCTCGGGGACGAACAAGGTGGACAAGAACGCGCTTGCGGCGCGTGCCGCGGAGCTCACCGGTGATCAAGGAGCTGATTCGTGAAGCTTGACTATCGTCGCAGGTCGGTGAGGGTCGGGCTTCCGATCATCACCGCTCTGCTCCTTCTGCTCCTGTGGGAGCTTGCAGCCATATTGGACTACATTCCGACGAGGTTCGCGGCTTCCCCAACGCAGATCATCTCCCAACTCGCCGATATGGTCTTCTCGTCGGGCGTGTGGCAATCGATCGGCGCCACGCTGTACGCGTGGGGCCAGGCCCTTCTCATCGGAATCATCATCGGCACGACCGTGGGTATTCTTGTCGGATCGTCGCGGTATATGGCGGCTTTCTTTGGGCCCATCATCGAGTTCCTGAAGCCCATTCCGTCGATCGCCATGATCCCACTTGTTATCTTGACGATGGGATCGGGGAAGCAGTCCGAGGTGTTCCTTGCCGGCTATGCCGCGGTGTTTCAGATGGTGATGGCGGGAATCTCCGCCGTGCGCATGGTGGATCCGCTGGCCCGGGATACTGCTTCTGCCTATTCGATCGGGTTCTGGAGCCGCCTGCGCTACCTGATTATTCCGTCGATGCTTCCGCAACTCATGACCGGTATTAGGATTACCTCCAACACTGCCCTGATTTTCTGCATTACCGCAGAACTCATTGTCGGTATGGAGGGGCTGGGTAACTCCATCGGCAAGGCAGGCGCTGCTGGCAACATGCCGGTCATGTACGCCTATATAGTCGTTGTCGGCATCGTCGGTGTCAGTCTTAACTCGCTTCTTCTTGCCGTCCAGCGCAGGCTGCTGTCCTGGCACGAGTCCTACCGGAACGAGGCCCACTGATGAGAAAGCCGTTCCTTTTCTTCCTTTCCCTCCTCGGCCCCGCAATCGCTATTGCGATCTGGTGGATCACGTCGAGTAATTCGGGAGAGATCTACTACCCGCCGCTTCCCGACATTCTTGAGTCGGTCTGGAACTATTGGATCGTGGGGAGGGCAGGACCGACCTGCTGTCCAGCCTGTCGAACCTTGGTGTTGGTCTCGGCATTGGCATTGTTGTCGGAATCCTCCTCGGCCTCGTCATCGGCCAGATCCCCTTCGTCCGGTACGGACTCACCCCGACCCTGGAGTTCATCAGGGCCATCCCGGCCACGGCCCTTCTGCCGTTCGCGATCGTTATCTTTGGTCTGGGCGACGAGATGAAGATCTTCATCATTGCGCTTGGCACGATGTTCCCGATCCTCCTCAACGTCATCGACGGTGTCCGTGGCATTCCGCGCGAATCGCATGATACTGCGCGAAGCTTTGGGATTACGGGATGGACGAAGCAGTGGCGGGTTGTCATTCCTGCCGTTATGCCAAGGGCCGTCGCCGGCATCACCATCGCTATCCCACTGTCCCTGATCCTCGTCGTCACGAGCGAAATGAGGGGATCAGCCGAGGGTATTGGAGCATTCCTCATTACGGCGCAGAACTCCTTCAACCAGACGGCCGTCTGGGGAGTCATCATTCTCCTGGGGCTTCTTGGCGTCATCCTCACCACCATCTTCAACATCATTGAACGCCGGCTCCTAGCCTGGGACCGCGGGCTGCACGGAAGGGACCTCTCATGACGAACAACGTCAGGCTCCGGATCGACGACATCCATAAAACCTATCCGCCGCGGAAGAGGCGTGACCCGGGAACCGAGGTTCTCAAGGGGATCAGCTTGGACGTATACGACCAGGAGTTCCTCACGATCGTCGGCCCCTCCGGCGCAGGTAAGACCACGCTCCTGCGTATCCTTGCCGGGCTCCTTGAGCCCACCTCCGGCCATATTCTCCTGGACGGCAAGGAAATCGACGGCCCACCGCGCGAAATTGCTCTGGTTTTCCAGGACTATTCCCGCTCGCTGTACCCGTGGATGAGTGTGGAGAAGAATATTGGCCTGCCGCTGAAGGCGCACGGCGTCGACTCTGCCGAAATTGCGGGCCGCGTCGAATCCTGCCTGAAGAGCGTTGGCCTAGAAGGCGTTGGCGAGAAATACCCGTGGCAGCTGTCCGGTGGCATGCAGCAGCGCGTCGCCATCGCCCGCGCCATCGCTTACCGTCCCGAGGTCATGGTCCTCGACGAACCCTTCGCTTCCGTCGACGCACAGACCCGCAACGACCTTGAAGACCTGCTTTTGCAGGTCAAGGAAGAAATGAACTCCACGTTCGTTTTCGTTACCCACGACGTGGACGAATCGGTCTACCTGTCCGACCGCGTCGCCATCCTGTCGAAGACTCCCTCCCGGATTGAGCGAGTCATCGACATTAATCTCCCGAAGGAGCGCAACCAGCTGGAAACCCGGGCACTGCCCCAATTCTCCGAGCTCCGCGCAGAGATCTTCGGAACCATCCGCAACCTTGTCGTGCCAACCAATTCTGGCCAGGCGCCCGAGTACACGATCTGATAGCTAAGGAACACTATGAAGAAGTTTGGAAAGTTCGCAGCCCTCGCCCTCTCGGGCCTCATGGCGCTCGCGGCCTGCGGCTCCGACGAGGGGCTTGAGGAGTCGGAGGACGGCCTGACGAAGCTCACCGTCTACCACATCACGACCCTCGATTCGACGCCCCTCTACCTTGGTATTGAGGAGGGCTTTTTCGAAGAGGAGGGCCTGGACGTTGAGGTGAAGATTGCCGAGTCTGGCTCCGCCATCATCCCGTCCGTTGTTAACGGTGAAAGCCCGATCGGCTACGCCAACGTCGTCTCCGACCTCGCGGCAATCGACCAGGGCCTCGACATTCGTTTCGTCTCCAACTGCTGCGGCGTTGGCGCCATTGATGAAGAAAGCACCTCCAGCGTTTTTGTCCTCGAAGACTCTGACATTCAGGGCCCCGAGGACCTTGCCGATACGACCATCGCCGTGAACTCCACGAAGAACCTTGGTGACGTCACCATCCCCGTTGCACTCGAGAACCAGGGAATTGACCCTTCCGGCATCGAGTACATTCCGATGAACTTCTCCGACATGTCGGCCGCTCTTGAGCGTGGCGACGTCGACGCCATCTGGATGGTTGAGCCCTTCCAGACCATTGCCCGCGACAACGGCTACCGTGCCGTCCTCTCGAACTTTGCTGAGGCCTACCCCGACTCGACCCTCGGCTACTACGTCACCTCGGCTGACTTCGCCGAAGAGAACCCGGAGATCGTCGCATCCTTCCAGCGTGCCCTGGACCGTTCGAACGAGTTCGCAACCGAGAACCACGACAGGCTCCGCGAGCTTGCCGTATCCGAGATCGGACTGACCGAAGACGTCGCCTCCCGCGTCTCCTTCGCTACGTTCGTGCCCGGCCTCGACACCGAATCCATCGAGACCTACGGCGAGGCCGCTGTCGAATTCGGCATCATCGACGAAGAGCCCGACTACGACTCCCTCGTCATCCTCCCGCAGGAGTGACGGCTAGCGGCTCGTCGGCGTCACGGTGAGTTGCTCAATAACTGAATCAGGCGGTGCCTCAAGCACCATCCGGATCGCCCAGGCGACCGATGTGGGGGACATGGCGGTAGACGGATCGAAGACACGATCCTGCTTCTCCGCCATGTCCCTTTGCATGTCCGTATCAATTCGCCCTGGCGTTACCGTGCTGACCCGCAGCCCCTTCTCCTCAACGCGTAACACCGAGGCCGCCTTCTCCAGGGCGGCCTTTGACGTCGAATAGGGAAGCCAACCAGGGAAGTCGAGAGTAGCTGCCGTGGATCCCACGTAGATGACGTGGCCCGAAGCGTTCCTCAGGCAGGGCAGGAGCTCGCGCGTGAGGAGAATAGGGGAGAGAACATTGGTCGAATAAACGTCGCGCAGGAACCCATCGGTCACATCCTCCAGCGGTGCTGCCCCTTCAATTCCCGCACACGATACAAAGCCATCGAGACCCGGGCCAGTCAATGCGTCACGCACCGCGGGCCCAACACGTGCGGCTACACCTTCGGGATCGGCGAGATCCCCAAGAATAACCGTGGCAGTAGGGTAGCGTTCTTGGAGTGCCTGAGCACTGGCCTCGCTTCGAGCAAGCAGAATGAGGTTCCATGTTGCAGAAAGCTGGTCAGCGAGCGCCGCACCAACCCCGCGCCCGGCACCGGTAAGGAAAAGAGTCTTCATAGACCAAGTATGTGGTGCCCCAACTCAACGTCCAAGGTGAAAAGTGAATGCACGGGGTGGAGAGAGAAGACTGAAGCCAACAAAATCGTTCCGGGTATGCGGCAAACTCTGGTCGCGATCTTCGACAACTCGTTTGTGCAGGACCATCCGCGTTAACGAGTGCCGGTGCTCACCGTGTGGCGCCCGGCTTTTTGCCTGGGCGGGAACTGCGCTAGACTGGATGACGGCTCCCCACGTGACGTTATCTCGTATACCGCCCAGGGTCGGAAGGCAGCAAGGCAATGCGGGCTCTAGCGGGTGCGTGGGGAGTCCTTTATTCTCCTCGTGCTACTTTCGTGGCGACTTTATCGCCCCAATTCGCGATTCAACCCGTTTTCTTGATTTCGAAATTGTTACTTAAAAGTGATATCACTTTAACCCGCTCTCTGGTAATCTGATATCACATTAAGAGCGTGGTGGATTGGTTGACGGCTTGTCTGCTTGAACAAGAAGGGATGGGGCGATGGAGACCCAAGAAACTCAGAATGTTGATGTGAGCGAAAGGCCGGTTGGTCACGACGGGGCGCAGGTCGAGATTTCGGAGAAGCCATCCTGGACGGCAGGCGCTGGCCCCGCGGCAATAGTTATCGTCCTCATCATTCTTTCTCTCGGTGGATCAATCGGAGCATTCATCGTTGGTGGGCTGGGAACTGCAACGGCCCTCATGATTACTCTCGGGGTTGTTCTCACGATCGTCTGGCTTGTGCTTATGACGATGCCTCGGGTTATTAGCCCGGGACATACCCAGGTTGTGCAGTTCTTTGGTCGCTATCTTGGTACCAACCGCCGGACGGGTCTCTCGCTCGTCCCGCCTTTTACGGTGACCAAGAAGGTGACCGTGCGTGTCCGCAACTTTGAGACAGAGACTATCAAGGTGAACGACGCGAACGGCAACCCGGTCAATATCGGTGCCATTATCGTGTGGCAGGTTGCCGACACAGCAAAGGCCACCTTTGCCGTGGAAGATGTCGATGAATTCATTACCTCTCAGGCCGAGTCGGCTCTTCGGCACGTGGCAACCTCTCATCCGTACGATGGGGGAACACAGCATAACCCCTCGCTGTCGGGATCGACCGAACTGGTTTCCACCGAGCTTGCCAACGAAGTGGCTGCCCGCGTTCACGTCGCAGGCGTAGAGATCCTCGAGGCGCGCATCGGCTCCCTGTCCTACGCTCCCGAGATCGCTCAGGCCATGTTGCAGCGTCAGCAGGCAGGCGCGATTGTTGACGCGCGGGAAACGATCGTGGACGGTGCGGTCACCATGGTGGAAAGCGCTCTCGACCAGCTCGAAGAGAAGGACATCGTGCACCTCGATCCGGAGCGCAGGGCCGCGATGGTCTCCAACCTCCTTGTCGTTCTCTGCTCGGACACGAACGTTCAGCCGATGATCAACACGGGCAGCCTCTACACGTAAGACATGGAACGCAAGAACGTCGCGCTGCGGATCGATCCTGCAGTTTACGAGGCGATTGCTAAGTGGGCGCGGGACGAGACGCGTAGCGCAAATGCTCAGATCGAAGTCATGCTTCGTGACAGCCTGAGGCGAGCCGGGAGACTGCCGAAGGATGTGGGGCAGATCCCCAAGCGTGGGCGGCCACCGCTTGCGTCACAAGACGAGTAAGGGAAACTTCCCTCCCATGAGCAGAAATTGAGGCTCCGCGGCACTGCCGCGGGGCCTTCTGCAATGTCACGCACAGATTTCCGTAGCGACCTTGGCCTCGTTAGCGTTCTTGCTGGGCAGTGTGTCGGGGTGCAACTCCGGCCGTTCGATATCTGCCGGTCCAGGGAACTAGACTGGGCCCGTGAGCACTGCACTGTATCGACGCTATCGGCCCGAGACCTTTGAAGAGGTTGTCGGTCAGGAGCATGTCACCGTTCCGCTCATGGCCGCCCTGGAAGGCGACCGAACGAACCACGCCTATCTGTTCTCCGGCCCGCGCGGCTGTGGAAAGACCACGTCGGCACGGATTCTTGCCAGGTGCCTGAACTGTGCCGAGGGCCCCACGGCCACGCCGTGTGGCGAATGTGAATCGTGCGTGGAGCTGTCCCGCAACGGCTCGGGTTCCCTTGACGTGGTGG
This genomic window contains:
- a CDS encoding SDR family NAD(P)-dependent oxidoreductase, whose protein sequence is MKTLFLTGAGRGVGAALADQLSATWNLILLARSEASAQALQERYPTATVILGDLADPEGVAARVGPAVRDALTGPGLDGFVSCAGIEGAAPLEDVTDGFLRDVYSTNVLSPILLTRELLPCLRNASGHVIYVGSTAATLDFPGWLPYSTSKAALEKAASVLRVEEKGLRVSTVTPGRIDTDMQRDMAEKQDRVFDPSTAMSPTSVAWAIRMVLEAPPDSVIEQLTVTPTSR
- a CDS encoding ABC transporter substrate-binding protein, with amino-acid sequence MKKFGKFAALALSGLMALAACGSDEGLEESEDGLTKLTVYHITTLDSTPLYLGIEEGFFEEEGLDVEVKIAESGSAIIPSVVNGESPIGYANVVSDLAAIDQGLDIRFVSNCCGVGAIDEESTSSVFVLEDSDIQGPEDLADTTIAVNSTKNLGDVTIPVALENQGIDPSGIEYIPMNFSDMSAALERGDVDAIWMVEPFQTIARDNGYRAVLSNFAEAYPDSTLGYYVTSADFAEENPEIVASFQRALDRSNEFATENHDRLRELAVSEIGLTEDVASRVSFATFVPGLDTESIETYGEAAVEFGIIDEEPDYDSLVILPQE
- a CDS encoding ABC transporter permease encodes the protein MDRGEGRTDLLSSLSNLGVGLGIGIVVGILLGLVIGQIPFVRYGLTPTLEFIRAIPATALLPFAIVIFGLGDEMKIFIIALGTMFPILLNVIDGVRGIPRESHDTARSFGITGWTKQWRVVIPAVMPRAVAGITIAIPLSLILVVTSEMRGSAEGIGAFLITAQNSFNQTAVWGVIILLGLLGVILTTIFNIIERRLLAWDRGLHGRDLS
- a CDS encoding ABC transporter permease; the protein is MKLDYRRRSVRVGLPIITALLLLLLWELAAILDYIPTRFAASPTQIISQLADMVFSSGVWQSIGATLYAWGQALLIGIIIGTTVGILVGSSRYMAAFFGPIIEFLKPIPSIAMIPLVILTMGSGKQSEVFLAGYAAVFQMVMAGISAVRMVDPLARDTASAYSIGFWSRLRYLIIPSMLPQLMTGIRITSNTALIFCITAELIVGMEGLGNSIGKAGAAGNMPVMYAYIVVVGIVGVSLNSLLLAVQRRLLSWHESYRNEAH
- a CDS encoding SPFH domain-containing protein, producing the protein MSERPVGHDGAQVEISEKPSWTAGAGPAAIVIVLIILSLGGSIGAFIVGGLGTATALMITLGVVLTIVWLVLMTMPRVISPGHTQVVQFFGRYLGTNRRTGLSLVPPFTVTKKVTVRVRNFETETIKVNDANGNPVNIGAIIVWQVADTAKATFAVEDVDEFITSQAESALRHVATSHPYDGGTQHNPSLSGSTELVSTELANEVAARVHVAGVEILEARIGSLSYAPEIAQAMLQRQQAGAIVDARETIVDGAVTMVESALDQLEEKDIVHLDPERRAAMVSNLLVVLCSDTNVQPMINTGSLYT
- a CDS encoding ABC transporter ATP-binding protein yields the protein MTNNVRLRIDDIHKTYPPRKRRDPGTEVLKGISLDVYDQEFLTIVGPSGAGKTTLLRILAGLLEPTSGHILLDGKEIDGPPREIALVFQDYSRSLYPWMSVEKNIGLPLKAHGVDSAEIAGRVESCLKSVGLEGVGEKYPWQLSGGMQQRVAIARAIAYRPEVMVLDEPFASVDAQTRNDLEDLLLQVKEEMNSTFVFVTHDVDESVYLSDRVAILSKTPSRIERVIDINLPKERNQLETRALPQFSELRAEIFGTIRNLVVPTNSGQAPEYTI